The Amycolatopsis sp. DG1A-15b genome window below encodes:
- a CDS encoding helix-turn-helix transcriptional regulator, producing the protein MDASNGGSAEARQSHAVPADAWEQPEMRTALASREISAVYRLLRKHGVSQRQIAAMTGQSQSEVSEILKGRQVMAYDVLTRIADGLGVPRGYMGLAYDEATAIRVVGSADGQQAEEDESVKRRRFLAHAAQVTMGAAVFGPESGTWSAGPARTPAPGRIGMTDVRQVEAATRALRALDYQYGGGFCRDAVVAQLSWGQQMLEAHGTDLVKNRLYVALADLHSLAGWTSFDTGLMDSARGHFANALDLAKQGENHPLVANVLYRMGRVYLHQDAPNDALKLFQLGQIAAQESGSELAVSVLCANEAWAYAMMGNEEQAVKLLGRSKDEFERANLAEAESWVKFFNETDVYAMVGTVHTVLAQKNAEHTKYAIPALTKAVETYDDEMARSKTFMLSALATNHLLDGDLDHGAKVGGKAIDCAEGIKSERVKDRMRPLQEEAERRRNNADARDLADRLHAFYAA; encoded by the coding sequence ATGGACGCCAGTAACGGTGGCAGTGCCGAAGCCCGGCAGAGCCACGCGGTTCCCGCTGACGCGTGGGAGCAGCCGGAGATGAGAACGGCTCTCGCGTCTCGCGAGATCAGCGCCGTGTACCGGCTCCTGCGCAAGCACGGTGTCTCGCAGCGCCAGATCGCCGCGATGACCGGCCAATCCCAGTCCGAGGTGTCGGAGATCCTCAAGGGTCGCCAGGTCATGGCCTACGACGTGCTCACGCGGATCGCCGATGGCCTGGGCGTCCCCCGTGGGTACATGGGCCTCGCCTACGACGAGGCCACGGCGATACGCGTCGTCGGCTCCGCCGACGGCCAGCAGGCTGAGGAGGACGAGTCCGTGAAGCGACGGAGGTTCCTCGCGCACGCTGCCCAGGTCACGATGGGCGCAGCGGTGTTCGGCCCGGAGTCGGGCACCTGGTCGGCCGGACCGGCCAGGACGCCGGCGCCCGGGCGCATCGGCATGACCGACGTCCGCCAGGTCGAAGCCGCGACACGGGCGCTCCGGGCGCTCGACTACCAGTACGGCGGCGGGTTCTGCCGCGACGCGGTCGTGGCCCAGCTGTCCTGGGGCCAGCAGATGCTCGAGGCGCACGGCACCGACCTGGTGAAGAACCGCCTGTACGTGGCGCTCGCCGACCTCCACTCGCTGGCCGGCTGGACCTCCTTCGACACCGGCCTGATGGACTCCGCCCGCGGTCACTTCGCGAACGCGCTGGACCTGGCCAAGCAGGGCGAGAACCACCCGCTGGTGGCCAACGTGCTCTACCGGATGGGCCGCGTCTACCTGCACCAGGACGCCCCGAACGACGCGCTGAAGCTGTTCCAGCTGGGCCAGATCGCCGCCCAGGAAAGCGGTTCCGAGCTGGCCGTCTCCGTGCTGTGCGCGAACGAGGCCTGGGCCTACGCGATGATGGGCAACGAAGAGCAGGCGGTGAAGCTGCTCGGCCGGAGCAAGGACGAGTTCGAGCGCGCCAACCTGGCCGAAGCCGAGTCGTGGGTCAAGTTCTTCAACGAGACCGACGTCTACGCCATGGTCGGTACCGTCCACACGGTCCTCGCGCAGAAGAACGCCGAGCACACCAAGTACGCGATCCCGGCGCTGACCAAGGCCGTCGAGACCTACGACGACGAAATGGCCCGCTCCAAGACGTTCATGCTGAGCGCGCTGGCCACCAACCACCTGCTGGACGGCGACCTCGACCACGGCGCCAAGGTCGGCGGCAAGGCCATCGACTGCGCCGAGGGCATCAAGTCCGAGCGGGTCAAGGACCGGATGCGGCCCCTGCAGGAAGAAGCCGAGCGCCGCCGCAACAACGCCGACGCGCGTGACCTCGCCGATCGTCTCCACGCTTTCTACGCCGCGTAG
- a CDS encoding aminoglycoside phosphotransferase family protein, translating to MDGRFTSGKLRGVLAETCALLGLDPAGARLLRFTNNAVYALVTAPFVIRIVGSTQLRHRVGTVVRVARHFERHGVPAIRLLGDVEQPLEVGGHLVTVWHQVPSIGRPATSVDLARLLRQVHALPPPPGLAEWAPFAAVRARVSDAEEISDADREFLLDRCAELEAELAELEFPLSRGLVHGDAYPGNVIPGPDGPVLCDFDSSCVGPPEWDLTPLAVGRERFGDPPVGYRTFAAAYGFDVTSWPGFAVLRGIRELKLTTSVLPILRSRPQVRPELYRRLDDFRNARTDTRWTRYR from the coding sequence TTGGACGGCCGGTTCACCTCCGGGAAACTGCGCGGCGTACTGGCCGAGACGTGCGCGCTGCTGGGGCTCGACCCGGCGGGCGCGCGGCTGCTGCGGTTCACCAACAACGCGGTGTATGCGCTGGTCACCGCGCCGTTCGTGATCCGGATCGTCGGCTCGACGCAGCTGCGGCACCGGGTCGGCACGGTCGTGCGCGTGGCCCGGCACTTCGAACGCCACGGCGTCCCCGCCATCCGGCTGCTCGGCGACGTCGAGCAGCCGCTGGAAGTCGGGGGACACCTGGTGACCGTGTGGCACCAGGTGCCGAGCATCGGCCGTCCGGCGACGTCGGTCGACCTGGCCCGGCTGCTGCGCCAGGTCCACGCACTGCCCCCGCCGCCCGGCCTCGCCGAGTGGGCGCCGTTCGCCGCGGTGCGGGCCCGGGTGTCCGACGCCGAAGAGATCAGCGACGCCGACCGGGAGTTCCTGCTCGACCGCTGCGCCGAGCTCGAAGCCGAGCTCGCCGAACTGGAGTTTCCGCTGTCCAGGGGCCTGGTCCACGGCGACGCGTACCCCGGCAACGTCATCCCCGGTCCGGACGGTCCGGTGCTCTGCGACTTCGATTCCTCGTGCGTCGGGCCGCCGGAATGGGACCTGACGCCGCTGGCGGTCGGCCGCGAGCGGTTCGGCGACCCGCCGGTGGGCTACCGGACGTTCGCCGCGGCGTACGGCTTCGACGTGACGTCCTGGCCCGGCTTCGCCGTTCTCCGGGGCATCCGCGAGCTGAAGCTGACGACCAGCGTGCTGCCGATCCTGCGCAGCCGGCCGCAGGTCCGGCCGGAGCTGTACCGCCGCTTGGACGACTTCCGGAACGCGCGGACGGACACGCGGTGGACGCGTTACCGATGA
- a CDS encoding CopD family protein: protein MPQAETTTKVRYSTLLCIVTAGLLGALIGVALTATTPVPGVVQPGAVVSAGIPVVRVLLDLAAVTTIGLALLSVLVGYDRPKLTEPVMRLARPAGVAAALVWATAAVVALILQTAEYKPGSSTLSPSDIGQYISDVGAGKALVIVAVLALVHAGIGALALRFGEKVPAEVRVGLGLFALLPLPVTGHASNWNYHDYTMISMELHVMSAVAWTGGLGAMTVLLVANRTLLAHALPRFSKLATLCLVISATTGLFNGLVEISLNPTIGFWAAIFTTPYGQLLILKLACTGVIAVLGANVRWRLLPRIVRHDRTALAAWATVELTVMGLAFGFAVVLTRAPVVAS from the coding sequence ATGCCCCAAGCCGAGACCACCACCAAGGTCCGCTACTCGACGCTGCTCTGCATCGTGACCGCGGGCCTGCTGGGCGCCCTCATCGGCGTCGCGCTCACCGCCACCACCCCGGTCCCCGGCGTGGTGCAGCCCGGCGCGGTGGTCTCGGCCGGCATCCCGGTCGTCCGGGTCCTGCTCGACCTCGCCGCGGTCACCACGATCGGGCTCGCGCTGCTGTCCGTGCTCGTCGGCTACGACCGGCCGAAGCTGACCGAGCCGGTCATGCGGCTGGCCCGCCCGGCCGGCGTCGCGGCCGCGCTCGTCTGGGCCACGGCCGCGGTCGTCGCTCTGATCCTGCAGACCGCGGAGTACAAGCCGGGCTCCTCGACGCTCTCGCCGTCCGACATCGGCCAGTACATCTCCGACGTCGGCGCCGGCAAGGCGCTCGTCATCGTCGCCGTGCTCGCGCTCGTCCACGCCGGGATCGGCGCGCTGGCGCTGCGCTTCGGCGAGAAGGTGCCCGCCGAGGTCCGCGTCGGGCTCGGCCTGTTCGCGCTGCTGCCGCTGCCGGTCACCGGGCACGCGTCGAACTGGAACTACCACGACTACACGATGATCTCGATGGAGCTGCACGTGATGAGCGCCGTCGCCTGGACCGGCGGCCTCGGCGCGATGACCGTGCTCCTGGTGGCGAACCGGACGCTGCTGGCGCACGCGCTGCCCCGGTTCTCGAAGCTCGCGACGCTCTGCCTGGTCATCTCCGCCACCACCGGGCTGTTCAACGGCCTGGTGGAGATCTCGCTCAACCCGACCATCGGGTTCTGGGCGGCGATCTTCACGACGCCGTACGGGCAGCTGCTCATCCTCAAGCTCGCGTGCACCGGCGTCATCGCGGTGCTCGGGGCCAACGTCCGCTGGCGCCTGCTGCCGCGGATCGTCCGCCACGACCGGACGGCGCTCGCCGCGTGGGCGACGGTCGAGCTGACCGTGATGGGACTCGCCTTCGGGTTCGCTGTCGTGCTGACGCGAGCGCCGGTCGTCGCCTCCTGA
- a CDS encoding copper resistance CopC family protein: MGKALVALALTAVAVLGTATPALAHNVLISSDPANGSSVAAGPPKISLTFDQYVQGADVNQIAVTGPGGGQWAEGPIGVVNNVISAPLRPLGPAGKYTVGYRVLSADGHPVTGELSFTLTTAGTGTPATVDAARSPGGSSSAAPQSSSTGVPIWVWIAGAVVLLAIGLTVALRSGGNVSQENTAEKKQ, encoded by the coding sequence ATTGGTAAGGCGCTCGTCGCGCTGGCGTTGACCGCGGTGGCCGTGCTCGGCACGGCCACCCCGGCGCTGGCGCACAACGTGCTGATCTCCTCGGACCCGGCGAACGGCTCGTCCGTCGCCGCCGGGCCGCCGAAGATCAGCCTGACCTTCGACCAGTACGTGCAGGGCGCGGACGTCAACCAGATCGCGGTGACCGGACCCGGCGGCGGCCAGTGGGCCGAGGGGCCGATCGGCGTGGTGAACAACGTCATCAGCGCGCCCCTGCGGCCGCTCGGACCGGCCGGGAAGTACACCGTCGGCTACCGGGTGCTGTCCGCGGACGGCCACCCGGTGACCGGTGAGCTCTCCTTCACCCTGACCACCGCGGGCACCGGCACGCCGGCGACCGTCGACGCGGCGAGGTCGCCGGGCGGCTCCTCGTCGGCGGCGCCGCAGTCGTCGTCGACCGGGGTGCCGATCTGGGTCTGGATCGCCGGCGCGGTCGTGCTGCTGGCGATCGGGCTGACCGTGGCGCTGCGCTCGGGCGGCAACGTCAGTCAAGAAAACACAGCAGAGAAGAAGCAGTAA
- a CDS encoding YcnI family protein, with translation MSQHVFKRAGFLAATVGVAGLLGTGVASAHVTANVYGPQPTKGGYAAIVFRVPSEEKDPVTTTKVTVDFKADYGIGSVRTKPLPGWTAEVTKSKLPTPITKDNGTQITEAVTAVTWTAQPGSELKATDYQEFSVSFGPLPTNVDQVEFPAHQSYSDGKVVDWNQPTPASGEEPEHPAPAVKLAAKAAEGDEHAAMGANTAATTGEQTQAAAATSDNTARWLGGAGLLVGAIGLGVGAGATIRARKATVKSGGNS, from the coding sequence ATGTCCCAGCACGTCTTCAAGCGCGCCGGTTTCCTCGCCGCCACCGTCGGTGTCGCCGGTCTCCTCGGCACCGGCGTTGCGTCCGCGCACGTCACCGCGAACGTCTACGGCCCGCAGCCCACGAAGGGTGGCTACGCGGCGATCGTCTTCCGCGTGCCGAGCGAGGAGAAGGACCCCGTCACCACCACGAAGGTCACCGTCGACTTCAAGGCGGACTACGGCATCGGTTCGGTGCGGACCAAGCCGCTCCCCGGCTGGACCGCCGAAGTGACGAAGTCGAAGCTGCCCACGCCGATCACCAAGGACAACGGCACCCAGATCACCGAAGCCGTCACCGCGGTCACCTGGACCGCGCAGCCGGGCAGCGAGCTCAAGGCCACCGACTACCAGGAGTTCTCGGTCTCCTTCGGCCCGCTGCCGACCAACGTGGACCAGGTGGAGTTCCCGGCGCACCAGTCCTACAGCGACGGCAAGGTCGTCGACTGGAACCAGCCGACCCCGGCGAGTGGCGAGGAGCCGGAGCACCCGGCGCCGGCTGTGAAGCTGGCCGCGAAGGCGGCCGAGGGTGACGAGCACGCCGCGATGGGCGCGAACACGGCGGCCACCACCGGGGAGCAGACTCAAGCCGCGGCAGCGACGTCGGACAACACGGCGCGCTGGCTCGGCGGGGCCGGCCTGCTCGTCGGCGCCATCGGCCTCGGCGTCGGGGCCGGTGCGACCATCCGGGCCCGCAAGGCCACGGTCAAGTCGGGAGGCAACAGCTAG
- a CDS encoding ABC transporter permease codes for MNLFDYISDRASKLWLEAYLHTSMVVQCTILAAVLGVLIGVAVYRSPIGSAVATALASTILTVPSFALLGLLIPLSGLGPTTAVIALVLYGLLPIVRNTIVGLDGVDPAVTDAARGIGMSRFGVLTRVELRLAWPAILTGMRVATQMLMGIAVIAAYAKGPGFGAEVFSGLTNAGSTNSLNQAVTGTVGVVILALLLDGVYVLIKRFTISRGVRG; via the coding sequence ATGAACCTCTTCGACTACATCTCCGACCGGGCGAGCAAGCTGTGGCTTGAGGCCTATCTGCACACGAGCATGGTGGTGCAGTGCACCATCCTCGCCGCGGTCCTCGGCGTGCTGATCGGGGTGGCGGTCTACCGCAGCCCGATCGGTTCGGCGGTGGCCACGGCGCTGGCGAGCACGATCCTGACGGTCCCCTCGTTCGCCCTCCTGGGCCTGCTGATCCCGCTTTCCGGGCTCGGTCCGACGACGGCCGTGATCGCACTGGTGCTCTACGGTCTGCTGCCGATCGTCCGGAACACCATCGTCGGGCTCGACGGCGTCGACCCGGCGGTCACCGACGCCGCCCGCGGCATCGGGATGAGCCGCTTCGGCGTGCTCACCCGGGTCGAGCTGCGGCTGGCCTGGCCGGCGATCCTCACCGGCATGCGGGTGGCGACGCAGATGCTGATGGGCATCGCCGTGATCGCCGCCTACGCGAAGGGCCCCGGCTTCGGCGCCGAGGTCTTCTCCGGGCTGACGAACGCGGGGAGCACGAACTCCCTGAACCAAGCCGTCACCGGCACGGTCGGGGTTGTGATCCTCGCCCTGCTCCTCGACGGCGTCTACGTCCTGATCAAGCGCTTCACCATCTCTAGGGGTGTCCGTGGCTGA
- a CDS encoding ATP-binding cassette domain-containing protein has protein sequence MAENEEVSGVEIELEHVTKRYPGTREPAVDDFSMVVPAGKIVVFVGPSGCGKTTTMRMINRLIEPTSGRITIGGDDALKLDVDTLRRRIGYAIQQAGLFPHFTVAQNIGVVPGLLGWDKKKVSDRVEEMMDLVGLDPADFRDRFPRQLSGGQQQRVGVARALAADPPVLLMDEPFGAVDPITRGNLQDELLRLQSELQKTIVFVTHDFDEAVKLGDKIAVLGNRSSILQYDTPEAILANPADDTVAGFVGAGASLKQLTLLRVRDVELQQDALTVTVDESPASVREKLDKSRRHFALVLDARRRPTRWVHARELTTATSLANLGKPLRDLVSLQSTLQDALEAMLAEGGSVPVTGARGEYAGTIQLDTVIATIQQLREEHTNDEEVPA, from the coding sequence GTGGCTGAGAACGAGGAAGTCTCCGGCGTCGAGATCGAGCTGGAGCACGTGACCAAGCGGTACCCCGGCACGCGCGAGCCGGCCGTCGACGACTTCTCGATGGTCGTGCCCGCCGGCAAGATCGTCGTCTTCGTCGGCCCGTCCGGCTGCGGCAAGACGACCACGATGCGGATGATCAACCGGCTGATCGAGCCGACGTCCGGCAGGATCACCATCGGCGGCGACGACGCGCTGAAGCTCGACGTCGACACCCTGCGCCGCCGGATCGGCTACGCCATCCAGCAGGCCGGGCTGTTCCCGCACTTCACCGTCGCGCAGAACATCGGCGTGGTGCCGGGCCTGCTCGGCTGGGACAAGAAGAAGGTCAGCGACCGGGTCGAGGAGATGATGGACCTGGTCGGGCTGGACCCGGCTGACTTCCGCGACCGCTTCCCGCGCCAGCTGTCGGGCGGTCAGCAGCAGCGCGTGGGCGTGGCGCGGGCGCTCGCCGCCGACCCGCCGGTGCTGCTGATGGACGAGCCGTTCGGCGCGGTCGACCCGATCACCCGCGGCAACCTGCAGGACGAGCTGCTGCGGCTGCAGAGCGAACTGCAGAAGACCATCGTGTTCGTCACGCACGACTTCGACGAAGCCGTGAAGCTGGGCGACAAGATCGCGGTGCTCGGCAACCGGTCGTCGATCCTGCAGTACGACACGCCCGAAGCGATCCTGGCGAACCCGGCGGACGACACGGTCGCGGGCTTCGTGGGCGCGGGCGCGTCGCTGAAGCAGCTGACGCTGCTGCGCGTCCGGGACGTCGAACTCCAGCAGGACGCGCTCACCGTGACCGTCGACGAGTCGCCCGCCTCGGTGCGCGAGAAGCTCGACAAGTCGCGCCGGCACTTCGCGCTCGTGCTGGACGCACGCCGCCGTCCGACGCGGTGGGTGCACGCGCGCGAGCTCACCACGGCGACGTCGCTGGCCAACCTCGGCAAGCCGCTGCGCGACCTCGTCAGCCTGCAGTCGACCCTGCAGGACGCGCTCGAGGCGATGCTCGCCGAGGGCGGGTCAGTGCCGGTCACCGGCGCGCGCGGCGAGTACGCGGGCACCATCCAGCTGGACACCGTGATCGCGACGATCCAGCAACTGCGCGAGGAGCACACGAACGACGAAGAGGTGCCGGCATGA
- a CDS encoding ABC transporter permease, with amino-acid sequence MTAVVDTGFSTESGSKRAERVRLFAQPIVVLVIVAVTLVAVFSSGLNATEKETLNAPTLFTALWDHLLMTLVVTAIVVLVAVPLGVIVTRPWARFLAPVFLAIANIGQAAPALGVLVLWFIVTGATGGIWVAALPLAFYSLLPVLRNTMVGIQQVDPALIDAGRGIGMSATAVLWRVELPLAVPLILAGLRTSLVLAVGTATFGMFVNAGGFGLLIDTGYKLNLTPVLVTGSVLAVALALLVDWVGAVAEQFFGPKGLR; translated from the coding sequence ATGACGGCTGTCGTCGACACCGGCTTCAGCACCGAGTCCGGCTCGAAACGCGCGGAACGCGTCCGGCTGTTCGCCCAGCCGATCGTGGTGCTGGTGATCGTCGCGGTGACGCTGGTCGCGGTGTTCTCCAGCGGCCTGAACGCGACCGAGAAGGAGACGCTCAACGCGCCCACCTTGTTCACGGCGCTGTGGGACCACCTGCTGATGACGCTCGTGGTGACCGCCATCGTCGTACTGGTCGCCGTCCCGCTCGGGGTGATCGTGACGAGGCCGTGGGCGCGCTTCCTGGCCCCGGTCTTCCTGGCGATCGCGAACATCGGCCAGGCCGCGCCCGCGCTGGGCGTGCTGGTGCTGTGGTTCATCGTCACCGGCGCGACCGGCGGGATCTGGGTGGCGGCGCTGCCGCTGGCGTTCTACTCGCTGCTGCCGGTGCTGCGAAACACGATGGTCGGCATCCAGCAGGTCGACCCGGCGCTGATCGATGCGGGCCGCGGCATCGGGATGTCGGCGACGGCGGTGCTCTGGCGGGTCGAGCTCCCGCTGGCCGTCCCCCTGATCCTGGCCGGCCTGCGCACCTCGCTGGTCCTGGCGGTCGGCACGGCGACGTTCGGCATGTTCGTCAACGCCGGCGGCTTCGGGCTGCTCATCGACACCGGCTACAAGCTGAACCTGACCCCGGTGCTGGTGACCGGCTCGGTGCTGGCCGTCGCGCTGGCGCTGCTGGTGGACTGGGTGGGCGCGGTCGCCGAACAGTTCTTCGGACCGAAGGGGCTGCGATGA
- a CDS encoding glycine betaine ABC transporter substrate-binding protein — MKLRRLFAVALLGVTLSSCGLTVNQGVPYDIKPGSIQPIPALQGVKVTVGSKDFTENIILAYMAEMALTAAGADVVDLSDIKGSNSSRQALLSGQTDVTWEYTGTGWINYQGNELPVPGGEKAQYEATAKADEEKFGVTWLNYSPLNDQYAFAVTEEYGAKNNLKTTSDLAAFVKQKPDQAVFCLETEFTSRQDGFPAAVKAYGFQNPTVKNFGIGTIYSAVASGTCPVGEVFTTDGRISGLNLRVLEDDKKAFPQYNAVATLRTEWLKQHPEVRGPLEKVSAAITNDQMVELCKQVDVDGKDVGKVAHDWMVKKGFIQ, encoded by the coding sequence ATGAAACTCCGGAGGCTGTTCGCCGTGGCCCTGCTGGGGGTGACGCTGTCGTCCTGCGGGCTGACGGTCAACCAGGGGGTCCCGTACGACATCAAGCCGGGCTCGATCCAGCCGATCCCGGCGCTGCAGGGGGTGAAGGTGACGGTGGGGTCGAAGGACTTCACCGAGAACATCATCCTGGCGTACATGGCCGAGATGGCCCTGACGGCGGCCGGCGCCGACGTCGTCGACCTGTCCGACATCAAGGGGTCGAACTCCTCGCGCCAGGCGCTGCTGTCGGGCCAGACGGACGTCACGTGGGAGTACACGGGCACGGGCTGGATCAACTACCAGGGCAACGAGCTCCCGGTCCCGGGCGGCGAGAAGGCCCAGTACGAGGCGACGGCCAAGGCGGACGAGGAGAAGTTCGGCGTCACCTGGCTGAACTATTCGCCGCTGAACGACCAGTACGCCTTCGCGGTGACGGAGGAGTACGGCGCGAAGAACAACCTGAAGACGACGTCCGACCTGGCGGCCTTCGTCAAGCAGAAGCCGGACCAGGCGGTGTTCTGCCTGGAGACGGAGTTCACCAGCCGCCAGGACGGTTTCCCCGCGGCGGTCAAGGCCTACGGCTTCCAGAACCCGACGGTGAAGAACTTCGGCATCGGCACGATCTATTCGGCGGTGGCGAGCGGAACCTGCCCGGTGGGCGAGGTCTTCACCACGGACGGCCGCATTTCGGGGTTGAACCTGCGGGTGCTCGAGGACGACAAGAAAGCGTTCCCCCAGTACAACGCGGTGGCGACGCTGCGCACGGAGTGGCTGAAGCAGCACCCGGAGGTCCGTGGCCCGCTGGAGAAGGTGAGCGCGGCGATCACGAACGACCAGATGGTGGAGCTCTGCAAGCAGGTCGACGTCGACGGCAAGGACGTGGGCAAGGTCGCCCACGACTGGATGGTCAAGAAGGGCTTCATCCAGTGA